The Humulus lupulus chromosome 4, drHumLupu1.1, whole genome shotgun sequence genome has a window encoding:
- the LOC133829118 gene encoding conserved oligomeric Golgi complex subunit 7-like → MQAEGSSAESIAALAKVDTVKQRMEAAYETLQDAAGLTQLSSTVEDVFASGDLPRAAETLANMRHCLSAVGEVAEFANVRKQLEVLEDRLDAMVQPRLTDALSSRKIDIAQNLRGILIRIGRFKSLELHYTKVHLKPIKQLWEDFDSKQRAIKLANEKTESERLSSHEFQSSSSTISFTSWLPSFYDELILYLEKEWKWCMVAFPEDYKTLVPKLLIETMATIGASFISRINLSIGEVVPETRALGKGLLDIMSGDMPMGIKIQRKHLEALIELHNVTQTFARNIQHSFSDSDLRVLMDTLKAVYSPFESFKQR, encoded by the exons ATGCAGGCTGAAGGATCATCAGCTGAATCTATAGCTGCTCTGGCCAAAGTTGATACTGTTAAGCAGAGAATGGAAGCTGCTTATGAGACATTGCAG GATGCTGCTGGGTTAACTCAATTAAGTTCAACTGTGGAAGATGTTTTTGCCAGTGGTGATCTTCCAAGGGCTGCAGAAACCTTAGCCAACATGAGGCATTGCTTGTCTGCTGTTGGGGAG GTTGCTGAATTTGCTAATGTGAGAAAGCAACTCGAGGTCCTAGAGGATAGGCTAGATGCAATGGTGCAGCCACGTTTAACAGATGCATTATCCAGCCGAAAG ATAGACATTGCTCAAAATTTGCGGGGTATTCTCATTCGAATTGGAAGATTCAAATCACTGGAGCTACATTACACAAAAGTTCACCTAAAGCCCATAAAACAGCTCTGGGAAGATTTCGATTCAAAACAACGTGCTATTAAGCTTGCAAATGAGAAGACTGAATCTGAAAGGCTGTCAAGCCATGAGTTTCAATCAAGCTCTTCGACAATTTCATTCACAAGTTGGTTGCCAAGCTTCTATGATGAGTTGATTCTTTATCTTGAGAAAGAGTGGAAGTG GTGTATGGTTGCTTTTCCTGAGGATTATAAAACTCTTGTACCAAAGCTACTGATCGAGACAATGGCAACTATTGGAGCAAGCTTTATTTCACGTATCAACCTTTCAATTGGAGAAGTTGTTCCTGAAACAAGAGCTTTGGGAAAAG GTTTATTAGATATTATGTctggtgacatgccaatgggaaTTAAGATTCAGAGGAAACATTTGGAGGCATTGATTGAGTTACACAACGTGACACAGACTTTTGCTAGAAATATTCAACATTCCTTTTCAGATTCTGATCTTCGAGTTCTAATGGATACACTGAAGGCAGTGTACTCTCCCTTTGAATCATTTAAACAAAGGTAA